One Corynebacterium efficiens YS-314 DNA segment encodes these proteins:
- a CDS encoding cytochrome P450, producing the protein MLQGSDPRVVTDQKRPQGAVQRIDGTWTVLGHSEARAVASNPHVFSSAVSRFLQLPNGLDGAEHWEFRTLIDRYLTRAVVAELEPTFRIIAHEVVAETEGVDKQDAVELGITFAVRAMTAWLGWPRELEPRLVEWVRSNAKASRSGDDARLAAVAADFDTIIREVVEPRLSDASITDVTASLVRDESLGRALEFEEIVSILRNWTGGDLSSMALCIGVVVQALAHNRAIQDRIRSGASDRELEAIIDEFLRIDSPFVTNRRITTCPVTLGGQQIGAGEQVNINWTSANRDERVFGDPDAFNPHNLAANLVWGTGTHECPGRDLSMAELRSFVRALVDAHLVTPDGEPERATYPLGGYISVPVRLTPR; encoded by the coding sequence ATGCTGCAGGGCTCAGATCCACGGGTTGTAACCGACCAGAAGCGTCCCCAGGGGGCTGTGCAACGCATCGACGGCACTTGGACGGTCCTGGGGCATTCTGAAGCCCGTGCGGTGGCCAGTAATCCACACGTGTTCTCCTCCGCGGTCTCCCGATTCCTCCAACTGCCCAACGGACTCGACGGCGCGGAGCACTGGGAGTTCCGCACCCTGATCGACCGCTACCTCACCCGGGCTGTGGTGGCAGAGCTGGAGCCGACGTTCCGGATCATCGCCCACGAGGTGGTGGCGGAGACAGAAGGCGTCGACAAGCAGGACGCGGTGGAGCTCGGCATCACCTTCGCCGTGCGGGCGATGACCGCCTGGCTGGGTTGGCCTCGGGAACTCGAACCCCGGCTCGTGGAGTGGGTGCGCAGCAACGCCAAGGCCTCCCGTTCCGGGGATGATGCCCGGCTGGCGGCGGTCGCCGCTGATTTCGACACCATCATCCGCGAGGTGGTGGAACCACGTCTGAGCGATGCCTCCATCACGGATGTCACCGCCAGCCTGGTGCGTGATGAATCACTGGGTCGCGCACTCGAATTCGAGGAGATCGTGTCCATCCTGCGCAACTGGACCGGCGGGGACCTAAGTTCCATGGCGTTGTGCATCGGGGTGGTGGTGCAGGCGCTCGCGCACAACCGGGCCATCCAGGACCGTATCCGCAGTGGCGCATCAGACCGGGAGCTGGAGGCGATCATCGATGAATTCCTACGCATCGACAGCCCCTTCGTCACCAACCGCCGCATCACCACCTGCCCGGTGACACTCGGCGGCCAGCAGATCGGGGCAGGGGAGCAGGTCAACATCAACTGGACCTCCGCCAACCGCGATGAGCGCGTCTTCGGCGACCCCGATGCCTTCAATCCGCACAATCTCGCGGCGAACCTCGTGTGGGGAACCGGGACCCACGAATGCCCGGGCCGGGACCTGTCCATGGCGGAGCTGCGGAGTTTTGTCCGTGCGCTTGTCGACGCCCACCTGGTCACCCCCGACGGTGAGCCGGAGCGTGCCACCTACCCGCTGGGTGGCTACATTTCCGTGCCGGTGAGGCTGACACCGCGTTAG
- a CDS encoding phosphate signaling complex PhoU family protein, translating to MRMAYRQQLDQFAHDLIILCDLTKDTMTKATDALVNTSLASAEAALSNAEQLEEVRLRCEVQAVELLALETPVARDLRQVVSSIYIVEDFSRMGALGMHVASAARRRHPDPVVPEDLQGFVRELGRLVTNMSDKIREVLITPDADIALALSSDDDAVDDLHHHIMGLLTIREWPYSTREAVDMALLSRFYERYADHTVNVAARVVYLSSGLQPEEYIRKRKQEEIEADVERRWVELEKQFRSGKNPLD from the coding sequence ATGCGTATGGCATACCGGCAGCAACTCGACCAGTTCGCACACGATCTCATCATCCTGTGCGATCTCACCAAGGACACCATGACCAAGGCCACGGACGCCCTGGTCAATACCTCCCTGGCCTCGGCTGAGGCAGCCCTGTCCAATGCCGAGCAGCTGGAGGAGGTCCGCCTGCGCTGTGAGGTGCAGGCCGTGGAACTCCTCGCCCTGGAAACCCCGGTCGCCCGCGACCTTCGACAGGTGGTCTCCTCCATCTATATCGTGGAGGACTTCAGCCGCATGGGTGCACTGGGCATGCACGTGGCAAGCGCAGCCCGCCGCCGCCACCCGGATCCGGTGGTCCCCGAGGACCTGCAAGGTTTCGTGAGAGAACTCGGCCGCCTGGTCACCAACATGTCCGACAAGATCCGCGAGGTCCTCATCACACCGGATGCGGACATCGCCCTGGCACTGTCTTCGGATGATGATGCCGTGGATGATCTCCACCACCACATCATGGGCCTGCTCACCATCCGGGAGTGGCCCTACTCCACCCGCGAGGCGGTGGACATGGCCCTGCTGTCGCGCTTTTATGAGCGCTACGCCGACCACACCGTCAACGTGGCAGCCCGCGTGGTGTACCTCTCCAGTGGTCTGCAGCCGGAGGAATACATCCGCAAACGCAAGCAGGAGGAGATCGAGGCCGACGTAGAGCGCCGCTGGGTTGAGCTGGAGAAACAGTTCCGCAGTGGGAAGAACCCCCTGGACTAA
- the dusB gene encoding tRNA dihydrouridine synthase DusB — MTLKIGPFDLASPVILAPMAGVTNVAFRTLCREQEMQRTGTISGLYVCEMVTARALVERNEKTLHMTTFAPDENPRSLQLYTVDPQYTYEAAKMIVDENLADHIDMNFGCPVPKVTRRGGGSAIPYKRRLFENIVSAAVRATEGTDIPVTVKFRVGIDDEHHTHLDAGRIAVDAGAKSVALHARTAAQRYSGQADWNEIARLKEHLADTGVPVLGNGDIFAAEDATRMMEQTGCDGVVVGRGCLGRPWLFAELSAAVRGEPIPEEPTLGEVTRIILRHAELLMQHDGELKGIRDLRKHMGWYLRGFPVGGEFRANLARVSTYAELGELLAPWGTSTARAEDADGARGRKGSSAKVALPDGWLDDPEDDTVPVGAEMENSGG; from the coding sequence GTGACTCTGAAGATCGGACCCTTTGACCTCGCCTCCCCTGTAATCCTGGCACCCATGGCCGGGGTCACCAACGTGGCATTCCGCACCCTGTGCCGTGAGCAGGAGATGCAGCGCACCGGGACGATCTCCGGGTTGTATGTCTGCGAGATGGTCACGGCGCGTGCCCTGGTGGAGCGAAATGAGAAGACCCTCCACATGACCACCTTCGCCCCGGATGAGAATCCACGCAGCCTGCAGCTGTACACGGTGGACCCGCAGTACACCTATGAGGCCGCGAAGATGATCGTGGACGAGAATCTGGCCGATCACATCGACATGAACTTCGGCTGCCCGGTGCCCAAGGTGACCCGCCGTGGTGGCGGTTCGGCGATCCCCTACAAGCGTCGCCTGTTCGAGAACATCGTCTCCGCGGCTGTGCGTGCCACCGAGGGCACCGACATCCCCGTCACCGTGAAGTTCCGCGTGGGCATTGACGACGAACACCACACCCACCTCGACGCCGGCCGCATCGCGGTGGATGCCGGCGCGAAGTCCGTGGCGCTGCATGCCCGCACCGCGGCGCAGCGGTACTCCGGCCAGGCAGACTGGAATGAGATCGCCCGCCTCAAGGAACACCTGGCCGACACCGGGGTACCGGTGCTGGGCAACGGGGATATCTTCGCAGCCGAGGATGCCACCCGGATGATGGAGCAGACCGGGTGCGACGGCGTCGTGGTTGGCCGCGGCTGCCTCGGCCGCCCGTGGCTGTTTGCCGAACTGTCCGCCGCCGTGCGCGGGGAGCCCATCCCCGAGGAACCCACCCTCGGTGAGGTGACCCGGATCATCCTGCGCCACGCCGAACTGCTCATGCAGCACGACGGTGAGCTCAAGGGCATCCGTGATCTGCGCAAACATATGGGTTGGTACCTCCGGGGCTTCCCCGTCGGGGGCGAGTTCCGCGCCAACCTGGCCCGGGTGTCCACCTATGCCGAGCTGGGGGAGCTCCTGGCACCGTGGGGCACGTCCACCGCGCGGGCCGAGGATGCCGACGGTGCCCGGGGACGCAAGGGGTCCTCGGCCAAGGTGGCGCTTCCCGACGGTTGGCTCGACGACCCGGAGGACGACACCGTTCCGGTCGGCGCGGAGATGGAGAACTCCGGCGGCTAA
- a CDS encoding cytochrome P450: MTQTSSCPFAPGEQAPNLLRHGYLFLSRLRRKAGISPDANTPLRSRMLFKPVTIVRGSAGVELFYDNDRMKRDGAMPAVIRIPLFGEGAVHSLDGEEHRLRKRQLADVAYDDDKVAEFDALVRREVDRVVQDWAREPGTVYDGAALAFGRAAYRWAGIELSQKEASRRAHQMAELVYQFGHPLKGHALGWINRARLNRWALKLIRQARAGERHVAPGSALEAMSRLVGPDGELVDASIAGIELQNLTRPTVAVSLFASFAGSALVEHPEWVEKIREGGQPVAFAFAQEVRRVYPFVPMLPAIATTDTEIQGCPVHEGERVIIDIYGTNTDPNEWENPSAFQPERFLSREDLGTQEDYERLTSFVPQGGAGVYTGHRCPGEKIAMAALTAMVEALCRPGVVLSTDPADTRFPWTQMLTRSETGMRVRVER, translated from the coding sequence ATGACTCAGACATCCTCCTGCCCCTTTGCCCCCGGCGAACAGGCCCCCAACCTGCTGCGCCACGGCTACCTTTTTCTCTCCCGTCTGCGCCGCAAGGCCGGTATCTCACCCGATGCCAACACCCCGCTGCGGTCGCGCATGCTGTTCAAACCCGTCACCATCGTGCGCGGTTCAGCCGGAGTGGAGCTGTTCTATGACAATGACCGGATGAAACGTGACGGAGCCATGCCCGCGGTGATCCGCATCCCCCTGTTCGGTGAGGGTGCGGTGCATTCGCTGGACGGCGAGGAGCACCGTCTGCGCAAACGTCAGCTCGCCGATGTCGCCTATGACGATGACAAGGTCGCCGAGTTCGATGCACTCGTCCGCCGTGAGGTGGACCGTGTGGTGCAGGACTGGGCCCGCGAACCCGGGACGGTCTATGACGGTGCGGCGCTGGCCTTCGGGCGTGCGGCCTACCGTTGGGCGGGCATTGAGCTTAGCCAGAAGGAAGCCAGCCGGCGCGCCCATCAGATGGCCGAGCTGGTCTATCAGTTCGGCCATCCCCTCAAAGGGCACGCCCTGGGCTGGATCAACCGGGCGCGGTTGAACAGGTGGGCCTTGAAGCTCATCAGGCAGGCGCGCGCCGGGGAGCGGCACGTGGCGCCGGGTAGCGCCCTGGAGGCCATGTCCCGGTTGGTCGGTCCGGACGGGGAGCTTGTCGACGCCTCCATCGCCGGCATCGAATTACAGAACCTCACCCGTCCCACCGTGGCAGTATCACTGTTCGCCTCCTTCGCCGGCAGCGCCCTGGTCGAGCACCCCGAGTGGGTGGAGAAGATCCGCGAGGGAGGACAGCCCGTGGCCTTCGCCTTCGCCCAGGAGGTCCGCCGCGTCTATCCGTTTGTGCCCATGCTGCCGGCCATCGCCACCACCGACACCGAAATCCAGGGCTGCCCCGTGCATGAGGGTGAACGCGTGATCATCGACATCTACGGCACCAACACCGACCCCAATGAGTGGGAGAACCCGAGTGCGTTTCAACCGGAGCGTTTCCTGTCCCGGGAGGACCTGGGCACCCAGGAGGACTATGAGAGGCTCACCAGCTTCGTGCCCCAGGGCGGAGCCGGGGTGTACACCGGTCACCGCTGCCCGGGCGAGAAGATCGCCATGGCCGCGCTCACAGCCATGGTGGAGGCTTTATGCCGGCCCGGTGTGGTGCTCTCCACGGATCCGGCTGATACCCGTTTCCCCTGGACACAGATGCTCACCCGCTCCGAAACCGGCATGCGGGTGCGCGTGGAACGCTGA
- a CDS encoding acetyl-CoA hydrolase/transferase family protein — protein sequence MSDRIASEKLRSKVMSADEAAQFVNAGDKVGMSGFTGAGYPKALPTAIANRAKEAHAAGSEYAIDLFTGASTAPDCDGVLAEADAVNFRMPYASDPIMRNKINEGKMFYSDIHLSHSGQYVENGFFGKLNVAIVEATRITEEGHIIPSSSVGNNVEYLNAAEKIIIEVNSWQSADLEGMHDIWSMPKLPNRIAIPINKAGDRIGAPYIEIDTDKVVAVVETNTPDRNAPFKPVDEVSQKIAGNFLDFLEGEVRAGRLSYDGYVMQSGVGNVPNAVMAGLLDSKFENIQAYTEVIQDGMVDLIDAGKMTVASATSFSLSPEYAEKMNNEAKRYRESIILRPQQISNHPEVIRRVGLIATNGLIEADIYGNVNSTNVSGSRVMNGIGGSGDFTRNAYISSFITPSEAKGGAISAIVPFASHIDHTEHDVMVVISEYGYADLRGLAPRQRVEKMIALAHPDYRPLLEEYYARATSGDNKFMQTPHDLATAFDFHRNLAKNGSMKNQDQMV from the coding sequence ATGTCAGATCGCATTGCTTCGGAGAAGCTGCGTTCCAAGGTCATGTCTGCCGATGAGGCAGCCCAGTTCGTCAACGCCGGTGACAAGGTCGGTATGTCCGGCTTCACCGGTGCGGGCTACCCCAAGGCCCTGCCCACCGCCATCGCCAACCGTGCGAAGGAAGCACACGCAGCAGGCTCCGAGTACGCGATTGATCTGTTCACCGGCGCATCCACCGCCCCCGACTGCGATGGTGTCCTGGCCGAGGCCGACGCCGTCAACTTCCGCATGCCCTACGCATCCGACCCGATCATGCGTAACAAGATCAACGAGGGCAAGATGTTCTACTCGGACATCCACCTCTCCCACTCCGGCCAGTACGTGGAGAACGGCTTCTTCGGCAAGCTGAACGTCGCCATCGTCGAGGCCACCCGCATCACCGAGGAGGGCCACATCATCCCGTCCTCCTCCGTCGGCAACAACGTTGAGTACCTCAACGCAGCCGAGAAGATCATCATCGAGGTCAACTCCTGGCAGTCCGCCGATCTTGAGGGCATGCACGACATCTGGTCCATGCCGAAGCTGCCGAACCGCATCGCCATCCCGATCAACAAGGCCGGCGACCGCATCGGTGCCCCCTACATCGAGATCGACACCGACAAGGTCGTCGCCGTGGTGGAGACCAACACCCCGGACCGCAACGCACCGTTCAAGCCCGTCGACGAGGTCTCCCAGAAGATCGCCGGCAACTTCCTCGACTTCCTCGAGGGTGAGGTCCGCGCAGGCCGTCTGTCCTACGACGGTTATGTCATGCAGTCCGGTGTGGGCAACGTCCCCAACGCCGTGATGGCTGGCCTGCTGGATTCCAAGTTCGAGAACATCCAGGCCTACACCGAGGTCATCCAGGACGGCATGGTCGACCTCATCGACGCCGGCAAGATGACCGTTGCCTCCGCCACCTCCTTCTCCCTGTCCCCTGAGTACGCGGAGAAGATGAACAACGAGGCCAAGCGTTACCGCGAGTCCATCATCCTGCGCCCGCAGCAGATCTCCAACCACCCGGAGGTCATCCGCCGTGTCGGGCTGATCGCCACCAACGGTCTGATCGAGGCTGACATCTACGGCAACGTCAACTCCACCAACGTCTCCGGCTCCCGCGTGATGAACGGCATCGGTGGTTCCGGTGACTTCACCCGCAACGCCTACATCTCCTCCTTCATCACCCCGTCCGAGGCCAAGGGTGGTGCGATTTCCGCGATCGTTCCATTCGCCTCCCACATCGACCACACCGAGCATGACGTCATGGTTGTCATCTCCGAGTACGGTTATGCCGACCTGCGCGGCCTGGCACCACGCCAGCGTGTGGAGAAGATGATCGCCCTGGCTCACCCGGATTACCGTCCGCTGCTGGAGGAGTACTACGCCCGCGCCACCTCCGGCGACAACAAGTTCATGCAGACCCCGCATGACCTGGCCACCGCGTTCGACTTCCACCGCAACCTGGCCAAGAACGGTTCCATGAAGAACCAGGACCAGATGGTCTAG